A single Corynebacterium stationis DNA region contains:
- a CDS encoding energy-coupling factor transporter transmembrane component T family protein → MPNVLTGVNPLTRLAVIILVTTPLLLSVDWVSAAVSLVITLLCAPLCRVSWWRLLKMSWPLIIIAPISGISMLLYAQEGGREYFSFFLATVTDNSIELAVAMMLRVLAVALPVIVLARDIDPTELGDALAQILKLPARFVIGAVAGVRMLTLFKDDWQAMGQARRARGLADRGRISHLVTMTFGLLVLALRRGGKLATAMEARGFGKPVTTSPRTWARESKLVRRDWIIMAIGVLLASLPVIISVVSGSWRFLGL, encoded by the coding sequence ATGCCTAATGTTTTAACCGGTGTGAACCCGTTGACGCGGTTGGCGGTCATTATCTTGGTGACGACACCGCTGCTGTTGTCTGTGGACTGGGTGAGCGCGGCCGTCTCTCTTGTGATTACCTTACTATGCGCGCCGTTGTGCCGGGTGAGCTGGTGGCGTCTACTCAAAATGTCTTGGCCGCTGATAATCATCGCGCCGATATCGGGGATATCGATGCTGCTCTATGCCCAAGAAGGTGGGAGGGAGTATTTCTCCTTCTTCCTGGCCACGGTGACCGATAATTCCATCGAACTAGCGGTGGCGATGATGTTGCGTGTGCTTGCTGTCGCATTGCCGGTGATTGTGCTGGCGCGAGATATCGACCCGACGGAATTAGGCGACGCCCTGGCGCAAATCCTGAAACTTCCCGCCCGCTTCGTCATCGGTGCGGTAGCCGGCGTGCGCATGCTGACCCTGTTCAAAGATGATTGGCAAGCAATGGGGCAAGCTCGTCGTGCGCGGGGACTTGCTGACCGCGGGCGCATCAGCCATCTGGTGACCATGACTTTTGGGCTATTGGTGCTTGCCCTGCGCCGCGGTGGGAAACTAGCTACGGCCATGGAAGCCCGCGGATTTGGCAAGCCCGTCACTACTTCGCCGCGTACCTGGGCGCGGGAATCGAAGCTCGTGCGTAGGGACTGGATAATCATGGCCATCGGAGTGCTACTCGCGAGCTTGCCGGTGATAATTTCTGTCGTGTCAGGCTCCTGGCGCTTTTTGGGCTTGTAG
- a CDS encoding aminodeoxychorismate synthase, whose protein sequence is MADPNSMTLIINTTIDPATQSEGVPSGFLPVEASQAEPATRVPGQDIQDEDPPEVVETKSFLQAQDLLEENIDRLAQGRNKPMKPVTVLIDGPSGAGKTWFAARLAEHMGWQTVHLDEFYPGWHGLQKGSEMVNSQVLRKMNPGFWRWDWNAHAPAEWFSLDGRDNLIVEGVGAISVDNIAAAYKRGSVVTVMVTGPREARRTRALDRDEGYEDWFETWESQEAEHFANLLETDLKPDLLWQWQYAAS, encoded by the coding sequence GTGGCTGATCCCAACTCCATGACACTGATTATTAACACCACCATTGACCCAGCGACGCAGTCTGAGGGCGTGCCCAGTGGATTTCTGCCGGTCGAAGCTAGCCAAGCAGAGCCGGCGACACGTGTTCCCGGGCAAGACATCCAGGATGAAGACCCACCGGAAGTTGTTGAAACCAAGTCTTTTTTGCAGGCACAAGACCTGTTAGAAGAAAATATTGACCGCCTTGCACAAGGGCGCAATAAGCCAATGAAACCGGTCACCGTGCTTATCGATGGCCCCTCAGGCGCCGGCAAGACCTGGTTTGCTGCGCGCCTGGCGGAACATATGGGGTGGCAGACAGTCCACCTGGACGAGTTCTACCCCGGTTGGCACGGGCTGCAAAAAGGCAGTGAGATGGTCAACAGCCAAGTTCTGCGGAAAATGAATCCGGGCTTTTGGCGCTGGGACTGGAATGCGCATGCTCCTGCCGAGTGGTTTAGCCTCGACGGCCGTGACAATTTGATTGTCGAAGGTGTAGGTGCGATTAGCGTTGACAATATTGCCGCTGCGTACAAGCGTGGTTCGGTAGTAACCGTCATGGTAACGGGCCCGCGCGAAGCACGCAGAACCCGCGCCTTGGATAGGGATGAGGGCTATGAAGACTGGTTTGAAACGTGGGAAAGTCAAGAAGCAGAGCACTTCGCGAACTTGTTGGAGACTGACCTCAAGCCAGACCTGTTGTGGCAGTGGCAATACGCTGCGTCGTAG
- the rpsL gene encoding 30S ribosomal protein S12: MPTIQQLVRKGRNTPRTKVATAALKGSPQRRGVCTRVYTTTPKKPNSALRKVARVRLTTGIEVSAYIPGEGHNLQEHSMVLVRGGRVKDLPGVRYKIVRGSLDTQGVKDRKQARSRYGAKKGQ; this comes from the coding sequence ATGCCAACTATTCAGCAGCTGGTCCGCAAGGGCCGCAATACTCCGCGCACGAAGGTTGCTACCGCTGCGCTGAAGGGTTCCCCTCAGCGTCGTGGCGTTTGCACCCGCGTGTACACCACCACTCCTAAGAAGCCTAACTCCGCTCTGCGTAAGGTTGCCCGTGTGCGCCTGACCACCGGTATTGAGGTTTCCGCATACATCCCAGGTGAGGGCCACAACCTGCAGGAGCACTCCATGGTGCTTGTTCGCGGTGGGCGTGTGAAAGACCTTCCTGGTGTTCGCTACAAGATCGTCCGTGGTTCTTTGGATACCCAGGGTGTCAAGGACCGTAAGCAGGCCCGTTCCCGTTACGGCGCAAAGAAGGGACAGTAA
- the rpsG gene encoding 30S ribosomal protein S7 → MRKNAAPKRPVVKDPVYNSEQVTQLVNKVLIDGKKSTAERIVYGALEICREKTGTEPVGTLEKALGNIRPDLEVRSRRVGGATYQVPIEVRPDRANTLALRWMVTYTRQRRENSMIERLANEILDASNGLGASVKRREDTHKMAEANRAFAHYRW, encoded by the coding sequence ATGCGTAAGAATGCTGCTCCAAAGCGTCCCGTCGTCAAAGACCCAGTTTACAACTCTGAGCAGGTTACTCAGCTGGTAAACAAGGTTCTCATCGACGGCAAGAAGTCCACCGCAGAGCGTATCGTCTACGGCGCTCTCGAAATCTGCCGTGAGAAGACCGGCACCGAGCCAGTAGGTACCTTGGAAAAGGCTCTGGGCAACATCCGCCCTGACCTTGAGGTTCGTTCCCGTCGTGTTGGTGGCGCAACCTACCAGGTCCCAATCGAGGTTCGTCCAGACCGTGCTAACACCTTGGCACTGCGCTGGATGGTCACCTACACCCGTCAGCGTCGTGAGAACTCCATGATTGAGCGTCTGGCAAATGAGATCTTGGATGCATCCAACGGTCTGGGCGCTTCTGTTAAGCGTCGCGAAGACACCCACAAGATGGCTGAGGCTAACCGCGCCTTCGCTCACTACCGCTGGTAG